The segment AAGGCTCAACCACCGTGTTACCCATTGCCCAGAAGATTGCCGAGGTTTTTATGCAGAGGAATAAAAACGCCGAAGTTATTGTGCGCGGAGGAGGTTCAGGAGTAGGCATTGCTTCGCTCATCGATGGAAACTGTGATATTGCCAATTCCTCGCGCTCCATAAAAGATACCGAGATTCAAAAAGCAATGAGCCGGAAAGTAGAGCCTAAAGCCCACGTCATTGCTATGGATGGAATTGCGGTGGTGGTGCATCCTTCTAACCCCATTAAAGGTTTGAGCAAAAAACAGATAAAGGATATTTATACGGGAAAAATTTCTGATTGGTCACTCTTAGGCGGAGAAAAGGGTAAAATTGTAGTAATTTCGCGGGATACTGCAAGTGGAACTTATGAAGCTTTTAATGAACTTGCTTTGAGCAAAGCGAAAGTAAGGCGGGATGCTTTGATGCAAGCCTCAAATCAGGCAGTTGCCTCTACCGTTGCTAAAACGCCTCAGGCAATAGGCTATGTTGGTCTGGCTTATCTCTCCGATAGCGTGAAAGCAATTGAAGTGGAGGGAGTTCCGCCAAAAAAAGAAACTGTACTTGCCAATAAATATCCTATTTCTCGACCGTTGTTTATGTACACCAACGGTACTCCGCGGGGTTTGGTGAAGGAGTTTATTGATTTTATTAAAAGTCCTGTAGGGCAGAAGTTGGTAGAAGAGATAGGATATGTGGGTCTAAAATAGGTTAGCATGATAGTA is part of the Candidatus Omnitrophota bacterium genome and harbors:
- a CDS encoding phosphate ABC transporter substrate-binding protein; amino-acid sequence: MNKFLKILLIGFLSLACSSLVYAERIVLEGSTTVLPIAQKIAEVFMQRNKNAEVIVRGGGSGVGIASLIDGNCDIANSSRSIKDTEIQKAMSRKVEPKAHVIAMDGIAVVVHPSNPIKGLSKKQIKDIYTGKISDWSLLGGEKGKIVVISRDTASGTYEAFNELALSKAKVRRDALMQASNQAVASTVAKTPQAIGYVGLAYLSDSVKAIEVEGVPPKKETVLANKYPISRPLFMYTNGTPRGLVKEFIDFIKSPVGQKLVEEIGYVGLK